The Mycolicibacterium doricum genome includes a region encoding these proteins:
- a CDS encoding glycoside hydrolase family 15 protein, translating into MVLEHTEPTDDPAAIGLPAMLPDTPLTVTAPVPYAPTGSLRNPFPPIADYGFLSDCENTCLVSSAGSVEWLCVPRPDSPSVFGAILDRGAGHFRLGPYGVTVPAARRYLPGSLILETTWQTHTGWLIVRDALVMGPWHDLEARSRTHRRTPMDWDAEHILLRTVRCVSGTVELVMNCEPSFDYHRVSVDWEYSGPAYGEAIARANRNADSHPTLRLTTNLRIGLEGREARARTRLKEGDNVFVALSWSKHPAPQNYEGATDKMWQTSEAWRQWINVGDFPDHPWRAYLQRSALTLKGLTYSPTGALLAASTTSLPEAPRGERNWDYRYAWVRDSTFALWGLYTLGLDREADDFFAFIADVSGADNGERHPLQVMYGVGGERSLVEEELHHLSGYDGARPVRIGNGAFDQRQHDIWGTMLDSVYLHTKSREQIPEALWPVLKLQVEEAIKHWKEPDRGIWEVRGEPQHFTSSKVMCWVALDRGAKLAELEGEKSYAQQWREIADEIKADVVANGVDSRGVFTQRYGDDALDASLLLVPLVRFLPPDDPRVRATVLAIADELTEEGLVLRYRVEETDDGLAGEEGTFTICSFWLVSALVEIGEVSRAKHLCERLLSFASSLHLYAEEIEPGTGRHLGNFPQAFTHLALINAVVHVIRAEEEADSSGVFVPANAPS; encoded by the coding sequence ATGGTTCTGGAACACACCGAGCCCACCGACGATCCCGCGGCGATCGGGCTGCCGGCCATGCTGCCGGACACCCCGTTGACGGTGACGGCGCCGGTGCCCTACGCACCGACCGGCAGTCTGCGCAACCCATTCCCGCCCATCGCCGACTACGGATTCCTGTCGGACTGCGAGAACACGTGCCTGGTTTCTTCGGCGGGTTCGGTCGAGTGGCTGTGCGTCCCGCGCCCGGACTCGCCGAGCGTGTTCGGAGCGATCCTCGACCGCGGTGCTGGACACTTCCGGCTGGGCCCGTACGGGGTGACGGTGCCCGCGGCGCGGCGCTATCTGCCGGGCAGCCTGATTCTGGAGACCACTTGGCAGACGCACACCGGCTGGCTGATCGTGCGTGACGCGTTGGTGATGGGTCCCTGGCACGACCTCGAGGCGCGGTCGCGCACCCACCGCCGCACGCCGATGGACTGGGATGCCGAGCACATCCTGCTGCGCACGGTGCGGTGTGTCAGCGGCACGGTGGAGCTGGTGATGAACTGCGAGCCCTCCTTCGACTACCACCGGGTGAGCGTCGACTGGGAGTACTCCGGTCCGGCCTACGGTGAGGCGATCGCGCGGGCCAACCGCAACGCCGATTCTCATCCGACGCTGCGGCTCACCACCAACCTGCGCATCGGACTCGAGGGCCGAGAGGCCAGGGCGCGCACGCGGCTCAAGGAAGGCGACAACGTCTTCGTCGCGCTGTCGTGGTCGAAGCATCCGGCGCCGCAGAACTATGAAGGGGCTACCGACAAGATGTGGCAGACCAGCGAGGCGTGGCGGCAGTGGATCAACGTGGGGGATTTTCCCGACCACCCGTGGCGGGCGTACCTTCAGCGCAGTGCGCTCACCCTCAAGGGTCTGACGTACTCGCCGACCGGTGCGCTGCTCGCGGCCAGCACCACGTCGTTGCCGGAAGCGCCTCGGGGCGAACGCAATTGGGACTACCGGTACGCGTGGGTGCGGGATTCGACGTTCGCGCTGTGGGGTCTGTACACCCTGGGCCTGGACCGCGAGGCCGACGACTTCTTCGCGTTCATCGCCGACGTGTCCGGCGCGGATAACGGTGAGCGCCACCCCCTGCAGGTGATGTACGGCGTCGGCGGTGAGCGCAGCTTGGTCGAGGAGGAGCTGCACCACCTGTCGGGGTACGACGGTGCCCGGCCGGTACGGATCGGCAACGGTGCCTTCGACCAGAGGCAGCACGACATCTGGGGCACCATGCTCGATTCGGTGTATCTGCACACCAAATCGCGCGAGCAGATTCCCGAGGCGCTGTGGCCGGTGCTCAAACTCCAGGTCGAAGAGGCGATCAAGCACTGGAAGGAACCCGACCGCGGCATCTGGGAGGTCCGCGGCGAACCGCAGCACTTCACCAGCTCGAAAGTGATGTGCTGGGTGGCCCTCGACCGCGGCGCGAAACTGGCCGAACTGGAGGGCGAAAAGAGCTATGCCCAGCAGTGGCGGGAGATCGCCGACGAGATCAAGGCCGACGTCGTGGCCAACGGCGTCGACTCGAGGGGGGTGTTCACCCAGCGCTACGGCGACGACGCACTGGACGCCTCCCTGCTGCTGGTGCCGCTGGTCCGGTTTCTGCCGCCCGACGACCCCCGCGTGCGGGCGACCGTGCTGGCGATCGCCGACGAACTCACCGAGGAAGGGCTGGTGTTGCGCTACCGCGTCGAGGAGACCGACGACGGCTTGGCCGGCGAAGAGGGCACGTTCACGATCTGCTCGTTCTGGCTGGTCTCGGCGCTGGTGGAGATCGGCGAGGTGAGCCGCGCCAAGCACCTGTGCGAACGGTTGCTGTCGTTCGCCAGTTCGCTGCACCTCTACGCCGAGGAGATCGAGCCGGGTACGGGTCGCCACCTGGGCAACTTCCCGCAGGCGTTCACCCACCTGGCGTTGATCAACGCCGTCGTGCACGTGATCCGCGCGGAGGAAGAGGCCGACAGCTCCGGGGTGTTCGTCCCGGCCAACGCGCCGTCGTAG
- the hrcA gene encoding heat-inducible transcriptional repressor HrcA — translation MGSADDRRFEVLRAIVADFVATKEPIGSKTLVDRHNLGVSSATVRNDMAVLEAEGYIAQPHTSSGRVPTEKGYREFVDRLDDVKPLSSAERRAILKFLESGVDLDDVLRRAVRLLAQLTRQVAIVQYPTLSTSMVRHLEVVALTSARLLLVVITDTGRVDQRIVELGDAIDEHELATLRDLLGQALEGKRLSAASVAVSDLASHLNGSPGLSHRLADAVGRSATVLVETLVEHTEERLLLGGTANLTRNTADFGGSLRSVLEALEEQVVVLRLLAAQQEAGKVTVRIGHETEAEQMAGTSVVTTAYGSSGKVYGGMGVVGPTRMDYPGTIANVAAVALYIGEVLGTR, via the coding sequence ATGGGTAGTGCCGACGACCGTCGCTTCGAGGTGCTGCGCGCCATCGTCGCCGACTTCGTCGCCACCAAGGAGCCGATCGGCTCCAAGACCCTGGTGGACCGACACAACCTCGGAGTGTCCAGCGCGACGGTCCGCAACGACATGGCCGTCCTGGAGGCCGAGGGGTACATCGCCCAGCCGCACACCAGCTCGGGACGAGTGCCCACCGAGAAGGGCTACCGCGAATTCGTCGACCGCCTCGACGACGTCAAACCGTTGTCGTCGGCGGAACGGCGGGCGATCCTCAAGTTCCTCGAGAGCGGCGTCGACCTCGACGACGTGCTGCGCCGGGCGGTGCGTCTGCTGGCGCAGCTGACCCGTCAGGTCGCCATCGTGCAGTATCCGACGCTGTCCACCTCCATGGTCCGCCACCTGGAGGTCGTGGCGCTCACGTCGGCACGCCTGTTGCTGGTCGTCATCACCGACACCGGCCGCGTCGACCAGCGAATCGTCGAACTCGGCGACGCGATCGACGAACACGAACTCGCGACCCTGCGCGATCTGCTGGGTCAGGCGCTGGAGGGTAAGCGGCTCTCGGCCGCGTCGGTGGCCGTCTCGGACCTCGCTTCACACTTGAACGGCAGCCCGGGGTTGTCGCATCGACTGGCCGACGCGGTCGGCCGCTCGGCCACCGTGCTGGTCGAGACGCTGGTCGAGCACACCGAGGAGCGGCTGCTGCTAGGCGGCACGGCGAACCTCACCCGCAACACCGCCGATTTCGGCGGTTCGTTGCGGTCGGTCCTCGAAGCCCTCGAGGAGCAGGTGGTGGTGCTGCGCTTGCTCGCCGCGCAGCAGGAGGCGGGCAAGGTCACCGTCCGGATCGGGCACGAGACCGAGGCCGAACAGATGGCGGGCACGTCGGTGGTGACCACGGCCTACGGCAGTTCGGGCAAGGTCTACGGCGGCATGGGTGTGGTGGGTCCCACTCGGATGGACTATCCGGGAACCATCGCTAATGTCGCTGCGGTTGCTTTGTACATCGGTGAGGTTCTGGGTACGCGATGA
- a CDS encoding type II toxin-antitoxin system VapB family antitoxin, translating into MIFKGVRDGKPYPEHGLSYREWSRIPPRQIRLDEIVTTTTVLALDRLLSEDSTFYGDLFPHAVRWQGVIYLEDGLHRAVRSALRNRTVLHARLYDMDLPYSQQI; encoded by the coding sequence ATGATCTTCAAGGGTGTCCGCGACGGGAAGCCCTACCCCGAACACGGCCTCAGCTATCGCGAGTGGTCCCGTATCCCGCCCCGGCAGATCCGGCTCGACGAGATCGTCACGACCACGACCGTGCTGGCGCTGGACCGGCTGCTGTCCGAGGATTCGACCTTCTACGGCGACCTGTTCCCGCACGCGGTCCGCTGGCAGGGCGTGATCTATCTCGAGGACGGCCTGCACCGCGCCGTGCGCTCGGCGCTGCGTAACCGCACGGTGCTGCATGCCCGGCTGTACGACATGGATCTGCCGTACTCCCAGCAGATTTAA
- a CDS encoding ANTAR domain-containing protein yields MDNRITDVTSRRVIDIAIGILVGLRGCTERQAFDELVAVVNETGLGIGRVAGGLVALAGGSPTGEHAEADAAWGELVGGARRVPTA; encoded by the coding sequence ATGGACAACCGGATCACGGACGTGACGTCGCGCCGGGTCATCGACATCGCAATCGGCATCCTGGTGGGCTTGCGCGGCTGCACCGAACGGCAGGCGTTCGATGAACTGGTGGCCGTGGTGAACGAAACCGGGCTCGGCATCGGCCGCGTCGCCGGAGGATTGGTGGCGCTCGCGGGTGGATCACCCACGGGTGAACACGCCGAGGCGGACGCCGCCTGGGGTGAGTTGGTCGGCGGCGCGCGTCGGGTGCCGACGGCCTAA
- the hemW gene encoding radical SAM family heme chaperone HemW, with product MSLRTAPQRAPDLAATTGRPFGLYIHVPFCATRCGYCDFNTYTPAEAGGANPDGWLAAMRQELALAARTLGTPPPVQTVFVGGGTPSVLGGAGLGAVLAAVREHFDLAPGAEVTTEANPESSGPELFDALLAAGYTRVSLGMQSTARHVLKVLDRPHSPGRAVAAAGEARAAGFGHVSLDLIYGTPGETDDDLRRSADAAVSAGVDHVSAYALVVEDGTALARRVRRGEVAAPDDDVLATRYELLDARLGAAGLGWYEVSNWARPGGECRHNLGYWVGGEWWGVGPGAHGFLGQTRWWNVKHPNAYAAVLGEGGLPVADFEVLDPAARHTEDVMLRVRLRSGLPLDMLTAGERDRVGAVVADGLGVLDGTRLILTDRGRLLADGVVRTLLAD from the coding sequence GTGAGTCTCCGAACCGCCCCGCAGCGCGCGCCCGACCTGGCCGCGACAACCGGACGCCCGTTCGGCCTCTACATCCACGTGCCATTCTGCGCGACCCGCTGCGGCTACTGCGACTTCAACACCTACACCCCGGCCGAGGCGGGCGGCGCCAACCCCGACGGCTGGCTGGCCGCGATGCGCCAGGAGCTCGCGCTCGCGGCCCGCACGCTGGGAACGCCGCCGCCGGTGCAGACGGTGTTCGTCGGCGGGGGCACACCATCGGTGCTGGGCGGCGCCGGCCTCGGCGCGGTGCTGGCCGCCGTGCGGGAGCATTTCGACCTGGCGCCCGGCGCCGAGGTCACCACCGAGGCCAACCCGGAGTCGTCCGGACCCGAACTGTTCGATGCGCTGCTGGCCGCCGGCTACACCCGGGTGTCGCTCGGTATGCAGTCGACGGCCCGCCACGTGTTGAAGGTGCTCGACCGGCCGCATTCGCCGGGTCGTGCGGTGGCCGCCGCCGGGGAGGCTCGCGCCGCCGGATTCGGTCACGTCAGCCTGGACCTGATCTACGGCACGCCGGGGGAGACGGACGACGATCTGCGCCGATCCGCCGACGCCGCGGTCTCGGCCGGTGTCGACCACGTGTCGGCCTACGCGCTGGTGGTCGAGGACGGGACGGCGCTGGCCCGGCGGGTGCGGCGCGGCGAGGTGGCCGCACCCGACGACGACGTGCTGGCGACCAGGTACGAACTGCTCGACGCGCGGTTGGGTGCGGCCGGGCTCGGTTGGTACGAGGTGTCGAACTGGGCAAGGCCCGGCGGGGAGTGCCGCCACAACCTCGGCTACTGGGTCGGCGGGGAATGGTGGGGTGTCGGGCCGGGTGCGCACGGCTTCCTGGGCCAGACGCGGTGGTGGAACGTCAAACATCCCAACGCGTACGCCGCGGTGCTCGGCGAAGGCGGCCTTCCCGTCGCGGATTTCGAGGTGCTCGACCCGGCGGCACGGCACACCGAGGACGTGATGCTGCGCGTGCGGTTGCGCAGCGGGCTGCCGCTGGACATGCTCACCGCCGGCGAGCGGGACCGCGTCGGCGCCGTCGTTGCCGACGGTCTCGGGGTCCTCGACGGCACCCGACTGATCCTCACCGACCGCGGCCGCCTGCTGGCCGACGGGGTGGTGCGCACGTTGCTCGCCGATTAA
- a CDS encoding Ms4527A family Cys-rich leader peptide, with amino-acid sequence MTAAPALNTRISLVVRRHVDFKRVCTCCCLP; translated from the coding sequence GTGACTGCCGCCCCGGCCCTCAACACCCGCATCTCGCTGGTGGTTCGGCGGCACGTGGACTTCAAGCGCGTCTGCACTTGTTGTTGTCTGCCTTGA
- a CDS encoding sensor domain-containing protein produces MRASRLASILAGACVFCAGCTTTLDGVAVDQAPTVGPPPVRELEDVLPTGAELSEALGIAPTGLMGQLVEGGADTLLRGVDRAQARPVECVSTTYRLQHAVYGASSVRSVASRSWAAGSVDGPALSGFFGVVQLGEADEAENFFATAADYWAQCDGETVVLRSGGTGAGARSRITDVTVADRVVSAVVVHEAAGGSGTPIQRALGVAGDAIVDVEITDLAGARSGGAGGAVDVARIMLDKLTG; encoded by the coding sequence ATGCGCGCTTCACGGCTGGCCTCGATCCTGGCCGGCGCGTGTGTGTTCTGCGCCGGGTGCACGACCACACTCGACGGTGTGGCCGTCGACCAAGCGCCGACCGTGGGCCCGCCGCCGGTGCGGGAGCTGGAGGACGTGCTGCCCACCGGCGCCGAACTCTCCGAAGCCCTCGGCATCGCCCCGACCGGGCTGATGGGCCAACTCGTCGAGGGGGGCGCCGACACCCTGCTGCGCGGCGTCGACCGGGCCCAGGCGAGACCGGTGGAATGTGTCAGCACCACCTACCGGCTTCAGCACGCCGTCTACGGCGCCAGTTCGGTGCGGTCGGTCGCCAGCAGATCGTGGGCCGCAGGCAGCGTCGACGGCCCGGCGCTGAGCGGGTTCTTCGGTGTGGTGCAACTCGGCGAGGCCGACGAGGCGGAGAACTTCTTCGCCACCGCGGCGGACTACTGGGCCCAGTGCGACGGCGAGACGGTCGTGCTGCGGAGCGGTGGCACGGGTGCCGGCGCGCGAAGCCGCATCACCGACGTGACGGTCGCCGACCGGGTGGTCTCGGCGGTCGTGGTCCACGAGGCGGCGGGCGGCAGCGGGACACCGATCCAGCGTGCGCTGGGCGTGGCGGGCGACGCGATCGTCGACGTGGAGATCACCGACCTCGCCGGTGCGCGATCCGGCGGAGCGGGCGGTGCGGTCGACGTCGCGCGGATCATGCTGGACAAACTGACCGGCTGA
- a CDS encoding sirohydrochlorin chelatase: MSSTLVLTAHGSVDPRSAAVTHAVAGRIRRLRPWLDVRAAFLEKCAPSLHDVLTETGNATVVPFLLADAYHARVDIPAVIDAVGASVRTAPVLGEDPALLSVAHLRLTEAGVSPYDDDLGVIVVAVGSSNATANARTSTVGPALADGTRWAGNKVAFATGPHADLAGTAAALRASGARRLVIVPWFLAHGRITDRVADFAARQDIPMAEPLGSHNLVAATVLDRFDDVAATRAAA, translated from the coding sequence TTGAGCAGCACTCTCGTCCTGACGGCGCACGGCAGCGTCGATCCTCGGTCGGCAGCGGTCACCCACGCGGTGGCCGGCCGGATCCGGCGGCTGCGCCCCTGGCTCGACGTCCGCGCGGCGTTCCTGGAAAAGTGCGCCCCGAGCCTGCACGACGTGCTCACGGAGACGGGCAACGCCACCGTCGTACCGTTCCTGCTCGCCGACGCCTACCACGCCCGGGTCGACATCCCGGCCGTGATTGACGCGGTGGGCGCATCGGTGCGGACCGCCCCGGTGCTCGGTGAGGACCCCGCGCTGCTGTCGGTGGCGCACCTTCGCCTGACCGAGGCGGGAGTCTCCCCCTACGACGACGACCTCGGCGTGATCGTGGTGGCCGTCGGATCCTCGAACGCGACGGCCAACGCCAGGACGTCGACCGTCGGGCCCGCGCTGGCGGACGGCACCCGATGGGCGGGCAACAAGGTCGCCTTCGCCACCGGCCCGCACGCCGACCTGGCCGGCACCGCCGCCGCGCTACGGGCGTCGGGCGCCCGTCGGCTGGTGATCGTGCCGTGGTTCCTCGCGCACGGCCGTATCACCGATCGTGTCGCTGATTTCGCTGCGCGACAAGACATCCCGATGGCCGAGCCGCTGGGTTCGCACAACCTGGTGGCGGCCACGGTGCTCGACCGCTTCGACGACGTGGCCGCGACCCGCGCAGCGGCCTGA
- a CDS encoding adenylyl/phosphoadenylyl-sulfate reductase: MTDLLSDIDLQRLAERGVAELGPDASAWDLLRWTDENFAGNYVVASNMQDAVLVDMAAKIRPGVDILFLDTGYHFAETIGTRDAVESVYDVNVVNVAPERTVAEQDALLGANLFAREPNECCRLRKVEPLTKALAGYRAFAQGPVKINPIAAWSDDDMQAYIDANGVLVNPLVDEGYPSIGCAPCTAKPIAGADPRSGRWAGTGKIECGLHQS, translated from the coding sequence ATGACCGACCTGCTTTCCGACATCGACCTGCAGCGGCTGGCCGAACGCGGAGTTGCCGAGCTCGGCCCCGACGCGAGCGCGTGGGATCTGCTGCGCTGGACCGACGAGAACTTCGCCGGGAACTACGTGGTGGCGTCCAACATGCAGGACGCGGTACTGGTCGACATGGCGGCGAAGATCCGACCGGGCGTCGACATCCTTTTCCTCGACACCGGATACCACTTCGCCGAGACCATCGGCACCCGCGACGCCGTGGAGTCGGTCTACGACGTCAACGTCGTCAACGTCGCGCCGGAGCGGACCGTCGCCGAACAGGACGCGCTGCTCGGTGCGAACCTGTTCGCCCGCGAACCGAACGAGTGCTGCCGGCTGCGCAAGGTCGAGCCGCTGACCAAGGCACTCGCCGGGTACCGGGCATTCGCTCAAGGCCCGGTGAAGATCAACCCGATCGCGGCGTGGTCGGACGACGACATGCAGGCCTACATCGACGCCAACGGCGTGCTGGTCAATCCGCTCGTCGACGAAGGCTACCCGTCGATCGGCTGCGCCCCCTGCACGGCCAAGCCGATCGCGGGCGCCGATCCGCGCAGTGGACGCTGGGCGGGCACCGGCAAGATCGAATGCGGACTCCACCAGTCTTGA
- a CDS encoding sulfate ABC transporter substrate-binding protein translates to MLRSARSLECWRAAAVLAISVSLLAACGASDVAGEHGGSKAETTLTLIAYAVPEPGWAKVIPAFAATEEGKGVGVTVSYGASGEQSRGVDSGKPADVVNFSVEPDITRLVTSGKVSEDWESNATQGVPFGSVVTFMVREGNPKNILDWDDLLKPGVEVVTPSPLSSGSAKWNLLAPYAVNSDGGKNPQAGLDYVNQLVSEHIKLRPGSGREATDVFLQGSGDVLLAYENEAINSRRLGHEFDYFNPRQTFKIENPVAVVTSSRHLEQATAFVNFQYTPEAQKLWAEAGFRPVDPAVAEEFADEYPAPQKLWTIDDLGGWQQVDSELFDKDTGSITKMYTQATG, encoded by the coding sequence ATGCTCAGGTCAGCCAGGTCCCTCGAATGCTGGCGGGCCGCCGCAGTGCTAGCAATCTCGGTGTCACTGTTGGCCGCCTGTGGCGCCAGCGACGTCGCGGGTGAGCACGGTGGGTCGAAGGCGGAGACGACACTGACGCTGATCGCCTACGCCGTGCCGGAGCCCGGCTGGGCGAAGGTGATCCCGGCGTTCGCGGCCACCGAGGAGGGTAAGGGCGTGGGCGTGACCGTTTCCTACGGCGCCTCCGGCGAGCAGTCCCGCGGCGTCGACTCGGGCAAGCCGGCGGACGTGGTGAACTTCTCGGTCGAGCCCGACATCACCCGTCTGGTGACGTCGGGGAAAGTCAGCGAGGACTGGGAGAGCAACGCCACCCAGGGGGTCCCCTTCGGGTCGGTGGTGACCTTCATGGTCCGCGAGGGCAACCCTAAGAACATCCTCGACTGGGACGATCTACTGAAGCCCGGCGTCGAGGTCGTCACCCCCAGCCCGCTGAGTTCGGGTTCGGCGAAGTGGAACCTGCTCGCCCCGTACGCGGTGAACAGTGACGGGGGTAAGAACCCGCAGGCCGGCCTCGACTACGTCAACCAGCTGGTCAGCGAGCACATCAAGCTTCGCCCCGGCTCCGGCCGCGAAGCCACCGACGTCTTCCTGCAGGGCAGCGGCGACGTGCTGCTGGCCTACGAGAACGAGGCGATCAACTCCCGCCGCCTGGGTCACGAGTTCGACTACTTCAACCCCAGGCAGACCTTCAAGATCGAGAACCCGGTCGCGGTCGTCACCTCCAGTCGGCACCTCGAGCAGGCGACGGCGTTCGTGAACTTCCAATACACCCCTGAGGCGCAGAAGCTCTGGGCCGAAGCCGGATTCCGTCCGGTCGACCCCGCGGTGGCCGAGGAGTTCGCCGACGAGTACCCGGCGCCGCAGAAGCTGTGGACCATCGACGATCTGGGCGGCTGGCAGCAGGTGGACAGCGAGCTGTTCGACAAGGACACCGGCTCGATCACCAAGATGTACACGCAGGCGACTGGATGA
- a CDS encoding Ms4533A family Cys-rich leader peptide, with protein MHPASGNSECHIVALIAVGSGAVADVHCCC; from the coding sequence ATGCATCCGGCGTCCGGCAATAGCGAGTGCCACATCGTGGCGCTCATTGCCGTGGGGTCGGGCGCGGTTGCTGACGTTCACTGTTGTTGCTGA
- a CDS encoding nitrite/sulfite reductase: MTQTSAQAKPRPAKPAKRPRGEGQWALGYREPLNANEQSKKDDNPLNVRARIENIYAPGGFDTIDKGDLRGRFRWWGLYTQRKPGFDGTWTGDENTDMLEDEFFMLRVRSDGGALTARALRTLGTISTEFARDTADISDRQNVQYHWIDVKNMPEIWRRLDEVGLQTTEACGDCPRVVLGSPLAGESLDEVIDGTPAVEEIVRRYIGKPEYSNLPRKFKTAISGLQDVVHEVNDVAFIGVEHPEHGPGFDLWVGGGLSTNPMLGQRVGAWVPLDEVPDVWEGVVSVFRDYGYRRLRSKARLKFLIKDWGVEKFRGVLEQEYLHRPLLDGPAPDPVTRPIDHVGVQKLKNGLNAVGVAPIAGRVSGTILQKVADLAEAVGSDRIRFTPYQKLIVLDVPDEEVAKLTAGLDALGLPSTPSHWRRNLMACTGIEFCKLSFAETRSRSQVLVPELEKRLEDINAQLDVPVTININGCPNSCARIQVADIGFKGQMVDDGNGPEEGFQVHLGGSLGLDSGFGRKLRQHKVLATELGDYIERVVRNFVKQREHGERFATWALRADEADLR, encoded by the coding sequence ATGACCCAGACTTCAGCGCAGGCCAAGCCTCGTCCCGCCAAGCCCGCCAAGCGCCCTCGCGGCGAAGGACAATGGGCGCTCGGCTACCGCGAGCCGCTCAACGCCAACGAGCAGTCCAAGAAGGATGACAACCCGCTCAATGTGCGGGCGCGCATCGAGAACATCTACGCCCCCGGCGGCTTCGACACCATCGACAAGGGCGACCTGCGCGGCCGCTTCCGCTGGTGGGGCCTCTACACGCAGCGCAAGCCCGGCTTCGACGGCACGTGGACCGGTGACGAGAACACCGACATGCTCGAAGACGAGTTCTTCATGCTGCGGGTCCGCAGCGACGGTGGCGCGCTGACGGCGCGGGCGCTGCGCACATTAGGGACGATTTCGACCGAATTCGCCAGGGACACCGCCGACATCTCCGACCGGCAGAACGTCCAGTATCACTGGATCGACGTCAAGAACATGCCGGAGATCTGGCGGCGGCTCGACGAGGTCGGGCTGCAGACGACCGAGGCGTGCGGCGACTGCCCGCGCGTCGTGCTGGGTTCGCCGCTGGCCGGTGAGTCCCTCGACGAGGTGATCGACGGCACGCCGGCGGTCGAGGAGATCGTCAGGCGCTACATCGGCAAGCCGGAATACTCCAACCTGCCGCGCAAGTTCAAGACCGCGATTTCCGGTCTGCAGGACGTCGTGCACGAAGTCAACGACGTCGCGTTCATCGGTGTCGAACACCCCGAGCACGGCCCCGGCTTCGACCTGTGGGTCGGCGGCGGACTGTCCACCAACCCGATGCTGGGCCAGCGTGTCGGGGCCTGGGTCCCGCTCGACGAGGTGCCCGACGTCTGGGAGGGCGTCGTGAGCGTGTTCCGCGACTACGGCTATCGGCGGTTGCGGTCGAAGGCGCGGCTCAAGTTCCTCATCAAGGACTGGGGTGTCGAGAAATTCAGGGGAGTTCTCGAACAGGAATACCTGCACCGTCCCTTACTAGACGGTCCTGCCCCCGACCCGGTCACCCGCCCGATCGACCACGTGGGTGTGCAGAAGCTCAAGAACGGCCTCAACGCCGTCGGCGTCGCACCGATCGCCGGCCGCGTCTCGGGCACCATCCTGCAGAAGGTGGCCGACCTCGCCGAGGCCGTCGGTTCCGACCGGATCCGGTTCACCCCGTACCAGAAGCTGATCGTGCTCGACGTGCCCGACGAAGAGGTGGCCAAGCTCACGGCCGGGCTGGACGCACTGGGCCTACCCTCGACACCGTCGCACTGGCGGCGCAACCTGATGGCCTGCACCGGGATCGAGTTCTGCAAGCTGAGCTTCGCCGAGACCCGGAGCCGTTCGCAGGTGCTGGTACCCGAACTCGAAAAGCGGCTCGAGGACATCAACGCCCAACTCGACGTCCCGGTCACGATCAACATCAACGGCTGCCCGAACTCGTGCGCCCGGATCCAGGTCGCCGACATCGGGTTCAAGGGCCAGATGGTCGACGACGGCAACGGTCCGGAGGAGGGTTTCCAGGTCCATCTGGGCGGCAGCCTGGGTCTGGACAGCGGTTTCGGGCGCAAGCTGCGCCAGCACAAGGTGCTCGCCACCGAACTCGGCGACTACATCGAGCGGGTAGTTCGCAACTTCGTGAAACAACGCGAGCACGGTGAGCGTTTCGCAACGTGGGCCCTGCGTGCCGACGAAGCGGACTTGAGGTGA